In the genome of Candidatus Cloacimonadota bacterium, the window ACATCTCCCAGTTACTAGAGGATGGAGCTTAGTGTATTTGGCATTAGTTCTCTGGGTAGGATATGGGTTGAATAGACTTGGGATTATTTAGTAGGTTAGGAAAATAAAGTGTAAAGAAAAAGTGTATAGTTTGTAAGATGAATTATACAATATTGTATAATCGATTATACGGACGGATAGACTTTAATCAAGATAAATTAGTATTTGAGATCAGAATTTGTGAAAATATCGGATCAACACAAAATATCCGGAAAGGTTTTTCTACGCAGGAGAAAAGGAACGATCAAATATTAACCATCGAATTCATTCGATGGAAAAAACTCACAATGAAAAAAAGACTTCAGTCGGTATGGAACGGAATGAATTCCGATTTGATGTCGTTCTCTTATCTGCCACTCATTGAAATGAATGGTTAATATTTGGAATTTCTTGTAGATATCAATTTGGCAAATTGCTTTACAGCTCATATTCCTTGATCTTCGAATATAATGTCATCCTGGTCATTTTCAGGATTTTAGCTGCTCTGGTCTTATTTCCCCCTGTTTCCTTCAAAACTTTCTTTATCATTTCGGATTCGATCTGTTTTTTCATTTTCTGGGCAATTTCTTTAGGTGACAGACCATTTTCAACATCCGCCTGAAAATCGCTCTTTTTATCGCATTCAGATGAATTGAACATGATATTTTCTACATCTATATATTCGGAATCAGACATGAGAACAGCTCTTCTCATCATATTTTTCAGTTCCCGAACATTTCCCGGATACTGGTATTCTAATAATCTTTTTACTGCATTCGGAGATAATCCGAGAATATTTTTATGGAGTTCTTTATTAGCTTCATTGATAAAATAATCTGCCAATAAAGGAATATCATCTTTTCTTTCATTTAAGGTCGGAAGATGCATCGAGAACTCATTGAACCTGTGAAAAAGGTCTTCCCTGAAATTTCCCGAACGAACAGCATCGGAGAGATTCAGGTTCGTGGCTGCAATTATCCTGACATCGATATCAATAGATTTTGTCCCGCCGATCTTACGCACCTTTTTTTCCTGCAGAACGCGTAGGAGTTTTGCTTGAGCAGAAGTCGGAAGATTCGTGATCTCATCGAGGAAAAGAGTCCCTCCGTTTGCCAGTTCGAATTCACCTTCTTTGCGGGAAACCGCTCCGGTAAAAGCTCCTTTTTCATATCCGAATAATTCACTTTCCATAAGTGTATCCGGAATAGCTCCGCAATCGACTGCAATAAAGGGAAAATTTTTGCGAGGACTATTCTGATGGATCAGGTTGGCAAAAAGTTCTTTTCCAGTACCGCTATCACCTTGAAGAACAACCGTCAATTGAGTCGGAGCAACGATCTTGACCTGTTTGATAATATGTTTAATCGCATTGCTCTGACCGATCACATTGGAAAAATCATATCTGTTATCCAATCTCGATTGTAATGACTTTACTTCCTGCTGAAGATTAGAGGTCATCAAAGCATTCCTCACGGAAATCTTCAGCTCTTCCCCATTGATCGGTTTTGTCAGGAAATCAAATGCACCTTTTTTGATTGATTCGACTGCTAATTTTACTCCCCCGTAGGCAGTTATCAAAATTACTGGAAGATGAGGACTCTCTGATTTGATTTTCTCGAGAAGTTTAACTCCGCTGATCCCGGGTAACCTGACATCCTGGAAAACAAGGTCAGGAATATATTCATTGATAAGTTTTAATCCTTTTTCTCCTGTTTCTGCGGATTCAATTCTATAATGCTCTTTCTCCAAGTGATATTTGATCAAAGTTACGACAGAAGGATCATCATCGATGATCAGTATTTTTTTTTCTAATCTTTTCATTTTTTAGAATTTCTCCAATTTTTTTCACCAGTTTATTAGGATCAAACGGTTTTACAATATACTCCTTTGCTCCTAATTTTAATCCTTTTTTTATATCTTCGTGCTCACTTTTACAAGAAATGATAATTATGGGTATATCTCTTGTTTTTTTATTTGTATTCATTTTTTCGATCAGTTTATATCCGCTCATTTCAGGCATGTCCAGATCTGTTAAAATTAATTCCGGCAGAAAATTATCGATATGTTCTAATGCTGATCGTCCATTATCAACTGAAAAGACCTTATAACCTGCTTTTTTCAGGTTATATTCGAGCAGGCTTTTGATATTGATATCATCATCAATGATCAGGATCTTTGCCATTATTAGACTCTCTTTTTGGGTAAAGTAAAATAAAAATCAGAACCTTTGCCCGATTTACTTTCTACCCATATTTTACCATGATGCGACTTGATGATCTCTTTTGCAATTGACAATCCAAGTCCGGTTCCAATGATTTTATCCTGCGAATTACCGGCTCGGTAGAATTTATCAAATATTTTCCGGATCGAAATTTCAGGTATTCCAACTCCATTATCTGATACTTTAACTTCCACTTGATCGTGTTTATCTTCGATGAACAGTTTTATTGTTCCCTTTTCAGGAGTGAACTTAACCGCATTTGACAGTAAGTTCATAATGACCTGGTAGATATTATCGCGATCACAATTCACGATCGAAAGAAAAGCAGGAAAGTTTTTTTCAATTTTGATATTTTTCTTATCTGCGAGAGGTTTGATGTTGGATACAGCCAAATTGAGAATTTCCACAATATCCGAATGTTGAAATTTCATTTTAACGGAACCGCTTTCGATCTTTGAAATATCCAACAGGTTTTCAATTAACCGGGTCAATCTATCGCTTTCATTATTGATGATCTCTAAAAATTCTTCCCGTGTTGTTGGTTCCATATCTTTATCTGTTAGAATTGTAGTAGTGAATCCTTTGATAGAAGCCAAAGGAGAACGAAGTTCATGCGAAACATGAGATACAAAATCGGATTTCATTTTCTCGATTTC includes:
- a CDS encoding sigma-54-dependent Fis family transcriptional regulator is translated as MKRLEKKILIIDDDPSVVTLIKYHLEKEHYRIESAETGEKGLKLINEYIPDLVFQDVRLPGISGVKLLEKIKSESPHLPVILITAYGGVKLAVESIKKGAFDFLTKPINGEELKISVRNALMTSNLQQEVKSLQSRLDNRYDFSNVIGQSNAIKHIIKQVKIVAPTQLTVVLQGDSGTGKELFANLIHQNSPRKNFPFIAVDCGAIPDTLMESELFGYEKGAFTGAVSRKEGEFELANGGTLFLDEITNLPTSAQAKLLRVLQEKKVRKIGGTKSIDIDVRIIAATNLNLSDAVRSGNFREDLFHRFNEFSMHLPTLNERKDDIPLLADYFINEANKELHKNILGLSPNAVKRLLEYQYPGNVRELKNMMRRAVLMSDSEYIDVENIMFNSSECDKKSDFQADVENGLSPKEIAQKMKKQIESEMIKKVLKETGGNKTRAAKILKMTRMTLYSKIKEYEL
- a CDS encoding response regulator, with amino-acid sequence MAKILIIDDDINIKSLLEYNLKKAGYKVFSVDNGRSALEHIDNFLPELILTDLDMPEMSGYKLIEKMNTNKKTRDIPIIIISCKSEHEDIKKGLKLGAKEYIVKPFDPNKLVKKIGEILKNEKIRKKNTDHR